The Trichomycterus rosablanca isolate fTriRos1 chromosome 19, fTriRos1.hap1, whole genome shotgun sequence region GTttatatttttggatggtgTGCTGTTCTGCTTCCAAAATTAATGTGTTAAAAATCCCATCTATAtagctgcacctgatacactaatactggaacaacacacactataatgATCAAAAAGTAAAGTTTAAGCTTTAAACCTACCCTATTTGCCTTAATGTAATAAGTTTGACTCTCTGGTGCATTTTAAGACTTGAATGATGTGCAGACAGCGTGGGAAATAAGAGGGTAGAATCCCTAGCTGGTGTAATTTTATTATGGTGCCAGCATGAAAGTACATGTATAAAAATATGATTCAGtaaaacactttaaatgttCTGATAATTCCTCTGGGTTTATTTTGGTTTAGTGTTTCTTTGTGTGCTTTTCATTCCAGTCCTAGATTACAAACGATTTTCAAGGAGAAACTTATTCACAGTGGAATTTAGTCCAAAAGTAATGCAAGGGGGAAAATGTTCCCTGTAGATTCaagaaaaagaaatatattaattaaaaactattaaaaagtctcTAAAATCCAGCAGTATTAGTGTGGCAAACATTAATACAATGTTAGGCCTCTACAGTCAGTTACATTAACTCCAACAATATCATCTGTCTTTCTTTAAGAAAAATCACTGATGAATAAACAGAACAGATACAACGAAATGAAGAACCAAACATCCAGAGTGAGTAAAACGTTTCCACCAGCTGTGCGTTTGATAGAGTTTGTTCGGGCAGTAAACACAAACCTCATGATATTTCCATTCAgtatgtaaacaaaatgaaCTAACAGTCACTGCATCAGTCAGCACAGCGTTTTGGGGTCTTTGAGCGCCTTGATGAAATTTTTGGGGACAATACCACGTCGCCCAGCAAATTCCCCAACAAACCATTCCTCATCCACATCCTCAAGATGGCATACTACATCTCccatctacaaacacacacacaatttttgtGGTCATTCACTAGAATCGACTTAATATCTATCAATTTATCTGCAGCATTTAAAGTAATTCAGCACTTAAAATGTCATCACATCCTGGAAAGCACATCCTTGCTCATATTAGAGAAAAGCAGAGACAGGCAGAACATGACAAATAATAAATGGAAAGGGTGATACATGACGAGCAAAAAAAGTATGAtgctttttaaatacaaaaaaaattcaatatTTCTAATTACATATTAGatgtgcactatatggccaagtaTTTTGACAGCTGACTGTGaatttgttggacatcccattccaaatccatgggcattaatatgaccTCACAATACAAGACACTATGTAAAGGGTGGCAGAGAGAAAAACACTGCCAAATGAGTAATGTTCAATTTTgatcaattttattattttattaaataattaaaactatgtttttacaaaatgtgttgttttatttaaggCAATTACGTTTTACACCACTCTATATCAAAACATTTAAGTTCACTACAAAAATTGTTACAGTATGGTAGTGACTTACCTTAAGGAAGAGTTCATTCTCAGACTCAGGAGTGAAATCGTACAGTGCTGTGCCAGTCTGCCCatctcccacacacacatgtggcgctaaaaagaaaaaaataagagcaataaaaacagaaatcagAGCAATAAGAACAGATTCCCTTACAATCTTCCATATTACTACTGTATAATGGTATATGCATCAATAACATTATCTATGTTATTAAGATCTAAACCAAACAAAGGCCAACTATTGGCTAACATCATGCTAGATTGTGTTAACATTTAATTCAGCACTTCAGTTTCAGATAATAAAATAACTGTTAAAATGGTATTGAAATTAAATTGATCAAATTAGACACCTCAAGTGATTTAtgtataaaaatgatttatCAATTGGCTTTTACACTAATTCTACACACATGGTGTGTTTATGGTCAACCACATTAGAAGACAAGATTAGTCTGGGCAAATACATTGAAGGATTTATAGATGTAAAATCGATGATTTTGCGAAAAATAATCAAGCAGAAGCTCTTCGTACCAGGTGGTTTTGGTGTGGATTTTCTTGGTGGTGAAGGTTCTTTCTCAACTTCCTGTACAAAATTTAAAGGGAAGATCCCCGTCCGTCCTTTGAGGCTGCCACGACCCCACTCCTCATTTACAACTTCTATTAATGTGATAACGTCCCCTTCACATAACGACAGCTCGCCATCTTCACCTTCAAATTCAAACTGGGCCACAAACCTGAGAGGGAGCGAGCGAGCAGACGACATGGTTATGCATATTTGAATAAACCAATTGAGTGACATGTTGGTCAGTGTAAAAGCGAATGTAAAACCTGACACTGGTGTTCGAATCTGTCTGACACTCCTCCTTCGGTTCTTCCTTTGGCTCCTGACTCTGCTCACTGCTCACCTCGTCTAACACCAGGTCTTCATGTTGACTCTTCACCTCTACAGAACagttgtgtgtctgtatgaaaGTAGGTTCATCATTGAGAATCAGAAGATCCTTTTTTTGCAGACAGATGAGAAATGACACAAAAACGTTCACCTGTTAAGGAGATGTTCCACTTTCCTCAATACATCAAACAATTACAAAACCATAAGCCAGGCATGCAGATGCTCATCACTGAACCACATCTGATGTTATATTAAACAGGAACTAAAACATATACTTTATTGCCACAATGGAATCTTGGTATATCAAATTATATGTGAAAGCGCCCTGGTTTCTCACACACATTATTCAATGTCCTTACAACACAACTATATTCCCAAACAAGATCTTACCATGTAGTCTCTGTAGAGAGGATGGCCTGGCTTTGGTCTGGGTGGTAGAGGTGGTCCTCGCTTTGGTACCCTGTACCCGGGGAGCTCACTGGTTGGAGCAGGTGACTGAGGGGACTCCACTGATTTGTTTATCTTGATTGGTGGAGGACGCAAAGGCAGCAGCTTACCCTCGCTAGGTCTACGGGTACACAGTACAGTCATTGTTTTTGGGTTATAACAGCAAAGAAACAAATGATTTGGagagtaaatgctttttttaaagtaaGATTAAAGTTTAAGGTTAAAATGTTTGCTTCTAATGAttatttgattttatacactgatGCGCAAAACAGTAGGACCAACCGCTGAATATGCTGTCCAAACAGCACTGACCCgccaagacatggactccatGATAGAAgtccttcaacttctgtatGTTGTGAAGTAAATCGTTCAACAATTTATCCTGGTGCCATACATATGTGCCCAGCTGCCCACATCTTTTATATGCCTCCAATTTCCATTTCAAATGCTTGCACACCCATTTTTCATACAGAAGGgttcaatgcactgtgtattgtgacacattcacttcatcaccagtattaaaatgatttgcCTTTGAACCACAGTCACTCTTCTGTTGGTCAGTACCAAGCACCATAGTATTTATGTCCTTTTTGTTGGTGGTGGATGGCTAGTTACTCCTGGAACCACAGTCAGTGGGTACGCACCCCAGCAGCCTGTGAGCACTCCTGGCTATTTCAGAGATAATTCAACAGAGTTGTCTTGCCAGAATAAACTGCCGTTATTTAAGTCGCtaaggtttgttttttttaattgaccaCATCTGCAGCATTtaatcagcccaacatttaatatctcCCTGTGCGTGGTTTGTACAACGGTTATGAAATTGTTATTTTTGGTGGACACAATACAAATAACAGGACATTAGCCTTACCTAGGAGGTAGTGAGGGGCCAGAAGTTGACACTTTGCAAAGGCTTACAGCGCTAACAGAATCCTAaaaacacacaagcacaaacacacaagatTAAACCAACATTCACTGAGCAAAAGCCCTTTCGTATTTACCCATTTCCCACGATTCAAAACAGTACATCTGACACTGAACAATACTATCTTACACTGCATTTCGACAAAAACACTATATGGTGAAAAGTATGTTGACAACACTTCAAATAATTGATTTAAGGTGTTTTTTCCTCATCTAAAAGGAAATTACCAAACTTGAAAACCTTTGTGGCAATAATTTGGCCTTTAGGTCCTTTTCTGTTCAAGCAAGACAGTACCCCTCGTGCACAAAAAAAagggcctgcacagaaccctggcCTCTACCTCAGTATTCACTTGTGAGATGACTGTTGACTGTTAGGCAGGTCTTCTCGTCCAGCATCAACACCTGACCCCACAAATGGTTGTTTGACTGAACAGACACATTTCCACAGAAACAAGCCAGAGTCTTGAAGGCCTTCTAGAAGGATGGACAAGCTATTTCACATTCATccatatggttttggaataggatgtccaacaagatccacatatttttaaccataaagtgtatatagtgtgtttaTTACTGCTTCACATTCAACActaatcagtaaaaaaaaacatttaaacaaaaacacaaaaacctttCAGCAGCAGATACATGTCCACTGTTTGTTGTGTGAATATTTTACCTGTGAATGAGCGTGTGATAGGGTTGGAGGCCTCCTTTGAAGCGGGGGCTTGGCTGGACCTGAACAAATTAAACAGCAAACAACATTTAACAAGCCTGAACTATTTCTGTATGGCCCAGACACTGAAGCACTTTTAGTTTAGAAATAAAGTCATAGTTCAGCTGCTAAATGTACCAACTAGGAGACAAATTCTGcacattttttttaactgattcgTGACAGTCATTAGTCGATGGTTATATGAGAATTGACAAACAAACAGCATCCcatcaaaataataaaacacctgACTAAGCTTCATACCAACAAGTATCTAGGCTTCCTGATTTAAAAAACAGTGTAATATAGCACATGTGGCAGTAATACAGAAGAGtaagaaacaaacacaaattttgcaaaatgtgaaaaaaaaaaaaaatttttacatCACTGGAAATACAAACCAGACACACTCACATTTTCGACTGGCTCTGTTGGGTGGAGTGATTGCTACAGGCTTTTCAGGAGCATCTAAAGATGAGTATTTGCCCCGATCTTTGAAGGACACTGCTGCAGATCGATGAGCAGGAGGCTCCTCTTCTGTCTGGGTGGGAGTTGTAGACCTGATGGCTGCTGGTGGAGGTCTGGGGGGTGGTGGAAGTCGGCTCAGCTTGGTTCGATTCCCCCGATCCTGGGATGTTGGGGATTTGTTCAAGATAGGTCTGGGGGCTGGAACTGGAGGGCTCAATATCTGGTTATCATGTTCTGAGGTGCATTTGGTCACCTGTACTGCCTGTGTAAGGTTAGAAGGTTTTGGTAAAACAGAGGGTTTTGGGGGTTTAGTTCTTGGTCTTGGGTTTGGTCTTATTAAGGGGTCCATAGGTTGGGATGCGACAGGGGAAATGATGACTTGCTCCTCCGCACTCGTGTTACTTTTGTCATGCTGGTCACCTTCTTCCTCACAACTGAAAGCAGCCAGCAGTTCCTGGAGGTACTTATTAGATGAACAGTCAGAGGATGTGTCAGCAAATCCATCAAAAATGTTCTCTGCATCATCTTTTAAGCGCACCAAGGTTTGAACTTTGACATCCCTCGTTGTTTCCTGAGCCACAACCTCATTGTGAATAACTGGCTGCAAGACAGTTTTGGAGCGAGGGTGCGGCCTCGGGCATGCTTCTGGCTTTACTTGGCATTGTAATGAAGAACTGTGTGTAACTTGGGAAGAGTTGATGAGGAAAGGGGTCAAAGGGTTCAGGGATGCAAGATCAACAACATTACTGGCATCAGTCTGTTTATCAGATCGCTCTGACAGAGCTTCACTCAGGATGTCACTGCTGGGACGTTGTGTTGGAATGTGAGTGGAAGAGGGTTGGTCATCCAGTTCGATCAGAGTCTGTGTGTATACAGGGGC contains the following coding sequences:
- the wu:fy63c09 gene encoding SH3 domain-containing protein 19 isoform X1, with the translated sequence MAEARSGEEDESLRENSGAARRNPRSSSAATERAERNKPEQRLSTQGALSSIRAAIKRTSTRTVPPEQNRERRRPEITIVAAEPLATNTWFQAASGAFSPPPPPPAQPSWTSRVTVQLPPPSYEQVIREKSREQNVSTSSVSASSSCSSLTSLPTTPRMTSTISTQTDTESADQQSHTKLPMRPPPKPPRPSLPLTPKPADPAPVYTQTLIELDDQPSSTHIPTQRPSSDILSEALSERSDKQTDASNVVDLASLNPLTPFLINSSQVTHSSSLQCQVKPEACPRPHPRSKTVLQPVIHNEVVAQETTRDVKVQTLVRLKDDAENIFDGFADTSSDCSSNKYLQELLAAFSCEEEGDQHDKSNTSAEEQVIISPVASQPMDPLIRPNPRPRTKPPKPSVLPKPSNLTQAVQVTKCTSEHDNQILSPPVPAPRPILNKSPTSQDRGNRTKLSRLPPPPRPPPAAIRSTTPTQTEEEPPAHRSAAVSFKDRGKYSSLDAPEKPVAITPPNRASRKCPAKPPLQRRPPTLSHAHSQDSVSAVSLCKVSTSGPSLPPRPSEGKLLPLRPPPIKINKSVESPQSPAPTSELPGYRVPKRGPPLPPRPKPGHPLYRDYMDLLILNDEPTFIQTHNCSVEVKSQHEDLVLDEVSSEQSQEPKEEPKEECQTDSNTSVRFVAQFEFEGEDGELSLCEGDVITLIEVVNEEWGRGSLKGRTGIFPLNFVQEVEKEPSPPRKSTPKPPAPHVCVGDGQTGTALYDFTPESENELFLKMGDVVCHLEDVDEEWFVGEFAGRRGIVPKNFIKALKDPKTLC
- the wu:fy63c09 gene encoding SH3 domain-containing protein 19 isoform X2; the encoded protein is MAEARSGEEDESLRENSGAARRNPRSSSAATERAERNKPEQRLSTQGALSSIRAAIKRTSTRTVPPEQNRERRRPEITIVAAEPLATNTWFQAASGAFSPPPPPPAQPSWTSRVTVQLPPPSYEQVIREKSREQNVSTSSVSASSSCSSLTSLPTTPRMTSTISTQTDTESADQQSHTKLPMRPPPKPPRPSLPLTPKPADPAPVYTQTLIELDDQPSSTHIPTQRPSSDILSEALSERSDKQTDASNVVDLASLNPLTPFLINSSQVTHSSSLQCQVKPEACPRPHPRSKTVLQPVIHNEVVAQETTRDVKVQTLVRLKDDAENIFDGFADTSSDCSSNKYLQELLAAFSCEEEGDQHDKSNTSAEEQVIISPVASQPMDPLIRPNPRPRTKPPKPSVLPKPSNLTQAVQVTKCTSEHDNQILSPPVPAPRPILNKSPTSQDRGNRTKLSRLPPPPRPPPAAIRSTTPTQTEEEPPAHRSAAVSFKDRGKYSSLDAPEKPVAITPPNRASRKCPAKPPLQRRPPTLSHAHSQDSVSAVSLCKVSTSGPSLPPRPSEGKLLPLRPPPIKINKSVESPQSPAPTSELPGYRVPKRGPPLPPRPKPGHPLYRDYMTHNCSVEVKSQHEDLVLDEVSSEQSQEPKEEPKEECQTDSNTSVRFVAQFEFEGEDGELSLCEGDVITLIEVVNEEWGRGSLKGRTGIFPLNFVQEVEKEPSPPRKSTPKPPAPHVCVGDGQTGTALYDFTPESENELFLKMGDVVCHLEDVDEEWFVGEFAGRRGIVPKNFIKALKDPKTLC